A window of Fusobacterium sp. DD2 genomic DNA:
ATTGTTCATGGTTGCTGAATTTGTTAAAATTCTACTATTCTGAACGAGAAGTTTTTATTTTTTTGGAGGTTATAAAATGTTAAAAGGGACAGTTAAATGGTTTAACAAGGAAAAAGGATTTGGTTTTTTAACTAGTGATGAGGGTGCAGATTATTTCGTACACTTCACTGGAATA
This region includes:
- a CDS encoding cold-shock protein: MLKGTVKWFNKEKGFGFLTSDEGADYFVHFTGIVGDGFRSLEEGQAVTFEVTEGKKGPMAVDVKTA